A region from the Afifella aestuarii genome encodes:
- a CDS encoding metallophosphoesterase family protein, translating into MASFTFLHAADLHLGSPLQGLSVKDPDIAARFAEAIRRAFQNLVAQAIERKVAFLVIAGDIYDGEWPDNNVGLFFNREVARLDRAGIPVFLLKGNHDADSVVTKSIALPGSVHAFDTAKPESFRIDDLKVALHGQGFRERAERNNLALAYPPPVPGYFNVGVLHTALTGRPPHASYAPCSAEELAARGYDYWALGHVHDFEIVAEDPPIVFPGNLQARSIRETGEKGAVLVTVEDGHVTNKERLLVDEARFAEATLDLAGIETMPQLLTAVEERIATHAEAAKDRLLALRLRLTGPSPLRRRLVADRANFVDDVQAACHRCHPDIWLEKLDLRVSEPATPAQAVSPDQKLDIEPLLQTLVHDPEIAEQAEAIIAEITAKLPGGLGAEKTPLGADTTALLAEAADFLRVRLAAEEDTDAL; encoded by the coding sequence TTGGCATCGTTCACCTTCCTGCACGCCGCCGATCTGCATCTGGGTAGCCCGCTGCAGGGTCTGAGCGTCAAGGATCCGGACATCGCCGCGCGCTTTGCAGAAGCGATCCGACGCGCATTCCAAAACCTTGTCGCCCAGGCGATCGAACGCAAAGTCGCGTTCCTCGTCATTGCCGGCGATATCTATGACGGCGAATGGCCGGACAACAATGTCGGCCTCTTCTTCAACCGCGAGGTCGCGCGTCTCGACCGCGCCGGCATCCCGGTCTTCCTCCTCAAAGGCAATCACGATGCGGACAGTGTCGTAACAAAGAGCATCGCGCTTCCAGGCTCGGTGCATGCCTTCGACACCGCGAAGCCGGAGAGCTTCCGCATTGACGACCTCAAAGTGGCCCTGCACGGCCAGGGGTTCCGGGAACGTGCGGAGCGCAACAATCTCGCGCTCGCCTATCCACCGCCCGTCCCCGGTTATTTCAACGTTGGCGTCCTGCACACGGCGCTGACGGGACGCCCGCCACATGCGAGCTATGCCCCCTGTTCGGCCGAGGAGCTCGCCGCGCGCGGCTATGATTACTGGGCACTCGGCCATGTCCACGATTTCGAGATCGTGGCCGAGGATCCGCCGATCGTCTTTCCCGGCAATCTTCAGGCCCGCTCCATCCGCGAGACCGGCGAGAAAGGCGCCGTCCTCGTCACCGTCGAGGACGGGCATGTGACAAACAAAGAGCGACTTCTGGTCGATGAGGCCCGTTTTGCCGAGGCGACGCTCGATCTTGCTGGCATCGAGACCATGCCGCAGCTTCTGACAGCGGTGGAAGAACGCATCGCCACCCATGCCGAGGCCGCAAAAGACCGGCTCCTGGCCCTGCGTCTCCGCCTCACCGGCCCCTCGCCGCTGCGGCGGAGGCTGGTCGCCGATCGCGCCAATTTCGTCGATGACGTGCAGGCCGCCTGCCATCGCTGCCATCCCGACATCTGGCTGGAAAAGCTCGATCTGCGCGTGAGCGAGCCGGCAACGCCGGCACAAGCGGTCAGCCCTGATCAGAAACTCGATATCGAACCGTTGCTTCAAACGCTCGTGCACGATCCTGAGATCGCCGAGCAGGCCGAGGCGATCATCGCCGAAATCACCGCCAAGCTGCCGGGCGGGCTGGGCGCGGAGAAGACACCGCTCGGTGCAGATACCACCGCTCTTCTCGCCGAAGCCGCAGATTTTCTGCGCGTCCGTCTCGCAGCCGAGGAGGATACCGATGCGCTTTGA
- a CDS encoding DUF3320 domain-containing protein, which translates to MAQTQPDPDAVDKQPSESAQNGDGRFRIADLSRFHADPDKFFDFSYRQTLHDMVQAVIEAEAPVREDILAQRIARAHGWQRTGRRIRDQIAKHLREVDRTEESSGDFLWKKGTVASRVAYRPPAGPAHRRAVGEIAIAELSDVVEANLALLDEDDPPLVLARLIDVERLSASARARLEEAIERTRP; encoded by the coding sequence ATGGCTCAGACACAACCGGATCCAGACGCGGTCGACAAGCAACCCTCGGAATCCGCGCAGAACGGTGACGGCCGCTTCCGTATCGCCGACCTTTCGCGCTTTCATGCGGATCCGGACAAGTTCTTCGACTTTTCCTACCGGCAGACGCTGCACGATATGGTTCAGGCGGTGATCGAGGCCGAAGCGCCGGTGCGGGAAGATATCCTGGCGCAGCGCATCGCCCGCGCTCATGGCTGGCAGCGGACTGGCCGGCGCATTCGCGACCAGATCGCCAAACATCTGCGCGAGGTCGATCGTACGGAAGAATCGTCCGGCGACTTCCTGTGGAAGAAGGGAACGGTTGCGAGCCGCGTCGCCTACCGGCCGCCGGCAGGGCCTGCGCATCGCCGCGCCGTCGGCGAGATCGCCATCGCAGAATTGAGCGACGTGGTGGAGGCCAATCTGGCGCTGCTCGACGAGGATGATCCGCCGCTCGTGCTCGCCCGTCTTATCGATGTGGAGCGTCTGTCGGCGAGCGCCCGCGCGCGGCTCGAAGAGGCGATCGAACGCACCAGGCCGTAG
- a CDS encoding PGN_0703 family putative restriction endonuclease, whose amino-acid sequence MPPPIFSERRITWHLAADHALSSQACCLNFLMPLAERPEVLSRLVSLALDIPQPQMLPVEAGPEGRPWYVAFEWIGGDYLNESRSAAKGSGVGGRTRGANCTSADACLAFQHQGRRETLLIEWKYTERYGAPLAPAGHEVRISRYGNLAFAPDGPIRSDIGLSLADFFYEPFYQLLRQQMLAFQMQKAHEEGAERVRVLHIAPSANLALRKVTSPALRPFGRDAFAVFSGLLQTRDDFVSCSTEALFRPLIDELGLDDPWASYLDQRYRFLTADSETTSPKLHP is encoded by the coding sequence ATGCCGCCGCCTATTTTCTCTGAGCGCCGCATCACCTGGCATCTCGCCGCGGACCATGCGCTTTCATCGCAGGCGTGCTGTCTCAACTTTCTGATGCCTCTCGCCGAGCGACCCGAAGTCCTGTCACGGCTCGTCTCGCTGGCGCTCGACATTCCCCAGCCTCAAATGCTGCCGGTCGAAGCCGGGCCTGAAGGACGTCCCTGGTATGTCGCTTTCGAGTGGATCGGCGGCGATTATCTCAATGAGAGCCGGTCAGCCGCAAAGGGATCGGGAGTCGGAGGGCGCACCCGCGGCGCCAATTGCACCAGCGCCGATGCCTGCCTCGCCTTCCAGCATCAGGGCCGGCGCGAGACGCTGCTGATCGAGTGGAAATACACTGAAAGATACGGCGCACCGCTCGCTCCGGCAGGCCATGAGGTCCGCATCTCACGTTATGGGAATCTTGCCTTCGCTCCAGATGGTCCGATCCGCTCAGATATCGGGCTCTCGCTGGCCGATTTCTTCTACGAGCCGTTCTATCAGCTCCTGCGCCAGCAGATGCTCGCCTTTCAAATGCAGAAAGCGCACGAAGAAGGCGCAGAGCGGGTCCGCGTCCTGCATATCGCCCCGTCCGCCAATCTGGCTCTGCGCAAAGTGACATCGCCAGCGCTCAGGCCATTCGGCCGGGACGCCTTTGCCGTTTTCAGCGGCCTTCTCCAAACGCGGGACGACTTCGTCAGCTGTTCGACCGAGGCGCTCTTTCGGCCTCTGATCGACGAGCTCGGCCTCGACGATCCGTGGGCGTCCTATCTCGATCAGCGCTATCGCTTTCTGACTGCCGACAGCGAAACCACCTCTCCGAAGCTCCACCCTTAG